The following proteins are co-located in the Mesotoga sp. UBA6090 genome:
- a CDS encoding FMN-binding protein gives MEDGVYLGREGYVALEVEIRDGSIVEIRIVQNRSDRYARSAEVLTDRIVEAQSLEVDLVTGATASSESIVASVMAAIGETEK, from the coding sequence CTGGAGGATGGAGTTTATCTTGGAAGAGAAGGTTACGTTGCACTTGAGGTTGAGATACGGGATGGGAGCATAGTCGAGATAAGAATTGTTCAGAATCGTTCGGACAGATATGCCCGAAGTGCAGAAGTCTTAACAGACAGAATTGTCGAAGCCCAGAGTCTTGAAGTGGATCTTGTAACTGGAGCGACTGCATCAAGTGAATCGATTGTCGCTTCAGTGATGGCAGCAATAGGTGAAACCGAGAAATAG